The following are encoded in a window of Leptotrichia trevisanii DSM 22070 genomic DNA:
- a CDS encoding lipid-A-disaccharide synthase → MKNNNENDIIKEKNNDLSIVKPQKKKKIFISCGEMSGDLHASYIVEEMRKKDENVEFFGVIGDKSIKAGVKPVNHIKNNDVMGFVEALKKYNYFTEKAHEYLQFIKENEIETVIFVDFGGFNLKFFELLKKKISEKELQNLRMIYYIPPKVWAWGKKRIEKLKKFDDVIVIFPFEKAYFDNGLKKDKSKGLKVEYFGNPFVDKYEFSDKLGEKILLLPGSRRQEIEKFLPVIMELIRNEKVKNEKFLMKLANEEHIKYIRVFEEKYKIDVHKIPNLEITFDEIKNIRKDCKYAIATSGTVTFEISLMGLPVIVVYKTSKINAFIARKIVKIKYITLTNLNADREIFKELLQEDFSVEKLLEEMEIMEKKKKNIVLELKKEREKLGNFGVLEKIADYLLEK, encoded by the coding sequence ATGAAAAATAATAATGAAAATGATATAATAAAAGAAAAAAATAATGATTTATCAATAGTAAAACCTCAAAAAAAGAAAAAAATCTTTATTTCCTGCGGTGAAATGTCAGGAGATTTACATGCTTCATACATTGTGGAGGAAATGAGAAAAAAAGATGAAAATGTTGAATTTTTTGGTGTAATTGGGGATAAGTCAATAAAGGCTGGTGTTAAGCCTGTAAATCATATTAAAAATAACGATGTTATGGGATTTGTTGAGGCTTTGAAAAAGTATAATTATTTTACGGAAAAGGCTCATGAATATTTGCAGTTTATTAAGGAAAATGAAATAGAAACTGTTATTTTTGTTGATTTTGGAGGATTTAATTTAAAATTTTTTGAATTATTAAAAAAGAAGATTTCAGAAAAAGAACTTCAAAACTTGAGAATGATTTATTACATTCCACCTAAAGTCTGGGCTTGGGGGAAAAAGCGGATTGAAAAATTAAAAAAATTTGATGATGTTATTGTTATTTTTCCATTTGAAAAGGCGTATTTTGACAATGGCTTGAAAAAAGATAAATCAAAAGGGCTGAAAGTGGAATACTTTGGGAATCCATTTGTTGATAAATATGAATTTTCTGACAAGCTAGGAGAAAAAATATTGTTGCTTCCTGGAAGCAGACGCCAAGAAATTGAAAAATTTTTGCCAGTAATTATGGAACTTATTAGAAACGAAAAAGTTAAGAATGAGAAGTTTTTGATGAAACTGGCAAATGAGGAGCATATAAAATATATACGTGTTTTTGAAGAAAAATATAAAATTGATGTTCATAAAATTCCAAATTTGGAAATAACTTTTGATGAAATCAAGAATATTCGGAAAGACTGCAAATATGCAATAGCAACTTCAGGAACGGTAACTTTTGAAATATCGCTTATGGGACTGCCTGTGATTGTAGTTTACAAAACATCGAAAATCAATGCTTTTATTGCACGAAAGATAGTCAAAATAAAATATATAACACTTACTAATCTGAATGCTGATAGGGAAATTTTTAAGGAATTATTGCAGGAAGATTTTTCAGTGGAAAAATTGCTGGAAGAAATGGAAATTATGGAAAAAAAGAAAAAAAATATTGTTTTAGAATTGAAAAAAGAGAGAGAAAAATTGGGTAATTTTGGAGTTTTGGAAAAAATTGCAGATTATTTGTTAGAAAAATAG
- a CDS encoding LpxI family protein, producing MEKVGLIAGNGKLPELFMNQCILKGIEPFSVYLFESVEEGVKEHKNSVKYSVAQVGKIISYFKKNGVTQLIMLGKVEKNLIFSNLKFDLTATKILLSTKNKKDKNILKAIIDYIESENIKVLPQNYLMDEYIAGNEVYTKISPSTNEEKTIKIGIEAARMLTDIDAGQTVVVKDESVIALEGVEGTDKAILRGGELAGKNCIVVKMARRHQDYRIDIPTIGLETIKKVVEINGRGIVIEADKMLFIDKEEVIKFANKNKIFIKGIKI from the coding sequence ATGGAAAAAGTAGGTTTGATTGCTGGAAACGGGAAATTGCCTGAATTATTTATGAATCAATGTATTCTAAAAGGAATTGAACCATTTTCGGTTTATTTGTTTGAAAGTGTAGAGGAAGGTGTAAAAGAGCATAAAAATTCTGTAAAATACAGCGTTGCACAAGTTGGAAAAATAATCTCATATTTTAAGAAAAATGGGGTAACTCAGCTGATAATGCTTGGAAAAGTAGAAAAAAATCTGATTTTTTCAAATTTGAAATTTGATTTGACAGCAACTAAAATATTGTTGTCTACAAAAAATAAAAAAGATAAGAATATTTTAAAAGCGATAATCGATTACATTGAATCAGAAAATATCAAGGTTCTGCCACAAAATTACTTGATGGACGAATACATTGCTGGAAATGAAGTATATACAAAGATTTCACCAAGCACAAATGAGGAAAAAACAATCAAAATTGGGATTGAGGCAGCACGGATGCTTACGGATATTGATGCGGGGCAGACTGTTGTTGTAAAAGATGAGTCAGTTATTGCTCTGGAAGGTGTGGAAGGTACTGATAAGGCTATTTTGCGTGGTGGGGAACTAGCTGGAAAAAACTGTATTGTGGTAAAAATGGCAAGGCGTCATCAGGATTATCGTATAGACATTCCAACTATTGGACTGGAAACAATAAAAAAAGTGGTAGAAATCAATGGACGTGGAATTGTAATCGAAGCTGATAAAATGCTGTTTATTGATAAAGAGGAAGTTATAAAATTTGCAAACAAAAATAAAATTTTTATAAAAGGAATTAAGATTTAA
- the lpxA gene encoding acyl-ACP--UDP-N-acetylglucosamine O-acyltransferase translates to MSLNIHPTAIVDPNAKLGENVKIGPYSIIGPEVTIGNGTVVESHVVIEGETIIGENNYIFSFASIGKDPQDLKFAGEKTRVVIGNNNKIREFVTIHRGTTDKYETRIGNNTLVMAYVHIAHDCIIGDNCVLANAATFAGHVEVEDYAVVGGLTAVHQFTRVGRHAMIGGCSAVNQDVVPYMLSEGNKARAVYINIVGLQRRGFSEEQIKRLRELYKIIFKKKLKLEEALQTVERDYGQYEEAQNLVNFIRKSKRGITR, encoded by the coding sequence ATGAGTTTAAATATACATCCAACGGCAATTGTTGATCCAAATGCTAAACTTGGAGAAAATGTAAAGATAGGGCCGTATTCGATTATAGGGCCAGAAGTAACAATTGGAAATGGGACTGTTGTAGAATCGCATGTTGTAATTGAAGGAGAAACGATTATTGGGGAGAATAACTATATTTTTTCTTTTGCTTCAATTGGGAAGGATCCGCAAGATTTGAAGTTTGCTGGAGAGAAAACGAGAGTTGTTATTGGAAATAATAATAAAATCCGTGAATTTGTTACAATTCATCGTGGGACTACTGATAAATATGAAACTAGAATTGGAAATAATACGCTTGTAATGGCTTATGTTCATATTGCTCACGATTGTATAATTGGAGATAACTGTGTACTTGCAAATGCTGCGACTTTTGCTGGGCATGTGGAAGTGGAAGATTATGCGGTGGTAGGTGGGCTTACTGCTGTGCATCAGTTTACAAGGGTTGGGCGACACGCAATGATAGGTGGATGTTCGGCTGTAAATCAGGATGTTGTTCCTTATATGCTGTCTGAAGGTAATAAGGCAAGAGCTGTATATATCAATATTGTAGGACTTCAACGTAGAGGTTTTTCAGAAGAGCAGATAAAAAGATTGAGAGAACTGTATAAAATTATATTCAAGAAAAAATTGAAACTGGAAGAAGCACTTCAAACGGTGGAACGTGATTACGGACAATATGAAGAAGCACAAAATCTTGTTAATTTTATACGAAAAAGTAAAAGGGGTATTACGAGATAA
- the fabZ gene encoding 3-hydroxyacyl-ACP dehydratase FabZ, whose product MASNETIMNIEDIMKILPHRYPFLLVDRVIEKNGTDSLVAIKNVTMNEEFFQGHFPGKPVMPGVLQIEALAQAVGLLMLEPGKIPLFMSIDKCKFRRAVVPGDQLRLEVEKIKVKSNVIVARGRCVVDGTVVSEADLKFSVQDL is encoded by the coding sequence ATGGCATCAAATGAAACAATTATGAATATAGAGGATATTATGAAAATATTACCACATAGATACCCATTTTTACTGGTAGACAGAGTTATTGAAAAAAATGGGACAGATTCTTTGGTAGCAATAAAAAATGTTACAATGAATGAGGAATTTTTTCAGGGGCATTTCCCGGGGAAACCTGTAATGCCTGGAGTTTTACAAATAGAAGCATTGGCACAGGCTGTAGGGTTATTGATGTTAGAACCGGGTAAAATACCTTTATTTATGTCAATTGATAAATGTAAATTTAGAAGAGCGGTTGTTCCGGGAGATCAATTAAGACTGGAAGTAGAAAAGATAAAAGTTAAAAGTAACGTAATAGTTGCACGTGGAAGATGCGTTGTTGATGGCACAGTTGTAAGTGAAGCTGACTTGAAATTTTCAGTACAGGATTTATAA
- the lpxC gene encoding UDP-3-O-acyl-N-acetylglucosamine deacetylase, which yields MQRKTIKNTVEISGIGLHKGEKIKLTLKPSGNNDKQGIIFKRIDVSGKSNIIKVDYRNLFDLERGTNIRNEDDVKVHTIEHFLSSLSITGITDILVEISGNELPILDGSSARFVEKLLEAGIVELDEEIEPVMITEPVIFSDEKAGKYVMALPYDGFKISYTIDFNHSFLKSQYYELEVNLENYMENIAKCRTFAFDYEIDFLKKNNLALGGSLENAVVVGADGPLNPEGLRYPDEFVRHKILDIIGDLYVLGTPIKAHVIAIKAGHYVNSRLTEMIAKKYL from the coding sequence ATGCAAAGAAAAACTATTAAAAATACTGTTGAAATATCGGGAATTGGGCTTCATAAAGGAGAAAAAATAAAATTAACTTTGAAGCCCAGTGGAAATAATGATAAACAAGGAATTATTTTTAAAAGAATTGATGTGAGTGGGAAAAGTAATATTATAAAGGTTGATTACAGGAATTTATTTGATTTGGAGAGAGGAACGAATATTAGGAATGAGGATGATGTGAAGGTTCATACGATCGAACATTTTTTATCGTCACTCTCGATTACTGGAATAACTGATATTTTAGTTGAGATTTCAGGGAATGAGTTGCCTATTTTGGATGGGAGTTCAGCGAGATTTGTTGAAAAATTACTGGAAGCTGGAATTGTGGAACTGGATGAGGAAATAGAGCCTGTTATGATTACAGAACCTGTTATATTTTCAGATGAGAAGGCGGGAAAATATGTGATGGCACTGCCTTATGATGGATTTAAAATATCTTATACGATTGATTTTAACCATAGTTTTTTGAAATCACAGTATTATGAGCTTGAAGTAAATTTGGAAAATTATATGGAAAATATTGCGAAATGTAGAACTTTTGCATTTGATTATGAAATAGATTTTCTTAAAAAGAATAATTTAGCATTAGGAGGAAGTTTGGAAAATGCTGTGGTAGTGGGGGCAGATGGGCCATTGAACCCAGAAGGTTTAAGATATCCTGATGAATTTGTAAGACATAAAATTCTTGATATAATTGGAGATCTGTATGTTCTAGGAACGCCTATAAAGGCTCACGTTATCGCAATAAAGGCTGGACACTATGTAAATTCAAGATTGACTGAGATGATTGCGAAAAAATATTTGTAA
- a CDS encoding M13 family metallopeptidase, translating to MKKLLTISLFLASINLIYAENENYEYGEFSARRTSQRETKPVQPAPKQIGFWDFYEKQQAKLLKDNDKKLFDELSTTTKAKDDFYDYVNENWTKKTQIPSTKPAWGSFYELNEKNQDFLRNLVKELKNKSSLTEDEKKVITLYDSYSDMKKRDEEGLTPIKKDLDRIDAIRNIEDLKKYNVEVTKTGGSEFYGWGVGTDLNNSKNNAIYLGSAGIGLSRDYYQKDTKENRAILEEYTKYVSDMLKYSGEEDTLERAKKIVAFEKQIANTLLTNEERHDVKKYNNPIKVSELGTLSKNVDLAQYLKELNIKTDKVIISELNYYKNLDNFVNDTNIDVIKDYMKYNLISSAAGILTDDMGKRSFEFFGKYLNGQKERETLEKRALNFTNGSLGEIIGKIYVQRNFSPEAKKNTQEMVGYIKKAMKNRIEKLDWMSAATKKKALEKLAKVNVKIGYPDKWKDYSKMTISSNDTLYDQLKKISEWAYNEEMKKVGKPVDKTEWHMYPHTINAYYSPTGNEIVFPAGILQFPFYDYYRSEMASNFGAIGSIIGHELTHAFDVSGAEYDGDGNVKNWWTAEDKLKFDAATKRLENQFSGYSVGDGVNVNGKFTLTENIADLGGLNIAYDALQLYLKDHPTSTKIYADTTNKLFFLSFARMWRQKSTPEYLKNLAKTDSHSPNIFRVNGTLINVDAFHKVFETKPGDKMYKAPQDRIKIW from the coding sequence GTTTTCAGCAAGAAGAACATCACAAAGGGAAACAAAGCCAGTACAGCCTGCACCAAAGCAAATAGGATTCTGGGATTTTTATGAAAAACAGCAGGCAAAATTGCTAAAGGACAACGATAAAAAGCTATTTGATGAACTTAGCACAACAACTAAGGCAAAAGACGATTTTTATGACTATGTGAATGAAAACTGGACAAAAAAAACACAGATTCCCAGTACAAAGCCAGCGTGGGGTTCCTTTTATGAATTAAATGAGAAAAATCAGGATTTTTTACGCAATTTAGTAAAGGAATTAAAAAATAAGTCATCCTTGACTGAAGATGAAAAGAAAGTTATAACACTTTATGACAGTTATTCTGATATGAAAAAAAGAGACGAAGAAGGTTTGACACCCATTAAAAAAGATTTGGATAGAATTGATGCTATTCGAAATATTGAAGATTTGAAGAAATATAATGTGGAAGTTACGAAAACTGGCGGTTCTGAATTTTATGGTTGGGGTGTAGGAACTGACTTAAATAATTCCAAAAATAATGCAATATACTTGGGAAGTGCTGGAATTGGACTGTCAAGAGATTATTATCAGAAGGATACAAAGGAAAATCGGGCAATATTGGAAGAATATACAAAATATGTCAGTGATATGCTGAAATATTCTGGAGAAGAGGATACTCTTGAAAGAGCTAAAAAAATAGTTGCGTTTGAAAAGCAGATTGCAAATACATTATTGACTAATGAGGAACGTCACGATGTAAAAAAATATAATAATCCAATAAAAGTAAGTGAATTGGGAACATTGTCTAAAAATGTTGATTTGGCACAATACTTGAAAGAATTGAACATAAAAACTGATAAAGTCATCATAAGTGAATTGAATTATTATAAAAATCTGGACAATTTTGTAAATGATACGAATATTGATGTAATTAAGGATTATATGAAATATAATTTAATAAGTTCTGCAGCCGGTATTTTAACAGATGATATGGGGAAAAGAAGTTTTGAATTTTTTGGAAAATATTTAAATGGACAAAAGGAAAGGGAAACGCTGGAAAAAAGAGCATTGAACTTTACAAATGGAAGTTTAGGTGAAATAATAGGAAAAATTTATGTTCAAAGAAATTTCTCGCCAGAAGCCAAAAAGAATACACAGGAAATGGTTGGTTATATCAAAAAAGCCATGAAAAATAGAATTGAAAAACTGGACTGGATGAGTGCAGCTACTAAGAAAAAAGCACTTGAAAAATTGGCAAAAGTTAATGTAAAAATCGGATACCCTGACAAGTGGAAAGACTACAGCAAAATGACAATCTCAAGTAACGATACACTTTATGATCAGTTGAAAAAAATAAGTGAATGGGCATATAACGAAGAAATGAAAAAGGTTGGAAAACCAGTGGATAAAACAGAATGGCATATGTATCCGCATACAATAAATGCTTATTATTCTCCAACAGGAAATGAAATAGTGTTCCCGGCTGGAATTTTACAATTCCCATTTTATGATTATTATAGATCAGAAATGGCAAGTAATTTTGGAGCGATAGGAAGTATCATTGGACATGAACTTACACACGCATTCGATGTATCGGGAGCTGAATATGATGGGGATGGAAATGTAAAAAACTGGTGGACAGCAGAAGACAAGTTAAAATTTGATGCAGCAACTAAAAGATTGGAAAATCAATTTTCTGGATATTCAGTTGGTGATGGAGTAAACGTAAATGGAAAATTCACATTAACAGAAAATATTGCTGACTTAGGTGGACTGAATATTGCTTATGATGCTTTACAGCTGTATTTAAAAGATCACCCAACGTCTACAAAAATTTACGCTGATACAACAAATAAATTATTTTTCCTAAGTTTTGCAAGAATGTGGCGACAAAAATCAACACCAGAATATTTGAAAAACTTAGCAAAAACAGATTCCCATTCACCAAATATATTTAGGGTGAACGGAACTTTAATAAATGTTGATGCATTCCACAAAGTATTTGAAACAAAACCGGGAGATAAAATGTATAAAGCTCCTCAAGACAGAATAAAAATCTGGTAA